A region of the Candidatus Methylomirabilis oxygeniifera genome:
AAGGTATAAACTCCAGGATGGTGTGCTGTATCGCATGTCTGGAGAAGGCAGGGGACGCGAAAGGCAGAAAAAGACTTGAACAGTTCCTTGCGGTACGCTATGGTATTTTTTATAAGGGCGGAAGCCGGTTAAGCCCAGGTTGCGTGTCGGATCCGGATAAGGTGGTAAACGGCCACATCCCGCACGCCTAACGTCGTCACGTGTCGATCGCGATCCTCTATTATCCCGACGCTACGCCGTATAATGGTCTCATTGATCTTCTGCTGCAGTTCGAACCGTCGCAGGAAGCAGCGGCGCGCGTGCGCTCTTGCGACGGTGTCGGTTCTCTTCGCCCTCCAAGGGGCAAGCCTCGCGCGTGAGGGGAAGTCGCCCGAGACTGAGCGCAGGCCGCCCGCTCATCTGGCGACAACGGCGGACGCGCATTACGAACTTGGGGTTTCGTACCACGAGCAGATGTTTGTCAATCTCGACCAGGCGATTGCCGAATATGAGCAGGCGATCAAGCTTCGGAACGATTTTGCTGAGGCGCACTAC
Encoded here:
- a CDS encoding protein of unknown function (Evidence 5 : No homology to any previously reported sequences); this encodes MVCCIACLEKAGDAKGRKRLEQFLAVRYGIFYKGGSRLSPGCVSDPDKVVNGHIPHA
- a CDS encoding protein of unknown function (Evidence 5 : No homology to any previously reported sequences), which produces MSVLFALQGASLAREGKSPETERRPPAHLATTADAHYELGVSYHEQMFVNLDQAIAEYEQAIKLRNDFAEAHYHLGLSYHTKAKLGADDKVLYRKALKEYKAYLTLLPKGSLAEKARQNIKAVEQRLR